In Vitis vinifera cultivar Pinot Noir 40024 chromosome 4, ASM3070453v1, the genomic window agcccggaacacagttcagcactgccaatcatcttccccgatttcaagtcctgaaaaacacacgagtttggatagaatttagtaacacattggagatcacgagccaatttgctaatggacaaaagattacaatccaagtttggaacatggaggacagagtcaagatataagtctttaataagttttatagaacctgtcccgacaatttttgactttgaaccatcagcaatatggacggatgaatgaccattacttggcttgtaattttgaagaatggtagcatctcctgtcatgtgatcagaagcacctgtgtccacTATCCATGGCTTCATTCCTCCTCGACTAGCAGTGAGGGCTAtcccggtagtactgccactgccaacttggcttaatagtttctgtagcatctccatctgctctttgttgaatggactcggctcgggaacagatgtgctctcagagttggcagccacgtgtgctctgccatctctgtcagaccgtggctttggtttccaatcagccggtttaccatgaagcttccagcaagcctccttataatggcctggtttcttacaataatcacaccaaggcctatctcGTTTCTGACggtctccaccactactattaaatgatcgagcagcaagggcagagccatccaatgttggggcaggttgctctttggatcccatcatcactttctttctactttcttcacgcctaacctctgaaaaagcctccctgagacttggaaggggtttaatgcccatgattcggcctctaacatcatccaattccctgtttagtcctaggaagaacttgaacagtctcttttgttccacaatttgcctgtatgttgctgcatcatccgaacatttccatgagtgagtctcaaataagtcaagttgctgccaataccttgtgagtgtgttgtaatactgagtaactgaccgctctccttggcggaagtcatgtagggctgattcaacctgaaaaagttttgaagtattttcagaacttgagtaagtttctttggctgcatcccatatgtcctttgcagtcccaaacagcaagaaattttctcctatgtcattgttcatggaattgataagccatgacatgatcatgctgttttcaatcttccacttcctgaaacccggttctgtagtttctggcatggctgcttctccagtgaggtactcatcctttcctttaccgcaaatgaacagcaacacagattgtgaccactgtaaatagttatggccattaaatttgtgtcctgtgatgagaataggagaggaatcattgccaccaaggtttggaatttcagatctgccccctgattttggtgacgtgacgctggatacttgtgatgatgccattccgtattttgtcatggaccggaaaggtagaagaccacttcccaaggcacgtgcagggattggagttgagaaaaaatagctgGAGGACGCCGGAAAAACTGATCGAAGGGCCCAcggaagcaaaagaaccccaaaagaggcacgtgcagggctcggatggcaaaaacaggtaagaagggtggctggtcggcgtcagacgagcttggaggaggaagcgcgttgCCGGAAAGTGgatcacgcgccctcacgcgccggcgcgtgagatgcagtcgccggccggaaaaacgcgcgtggacggcgcgtggatgggtttctggttccggtgctttgggacaaattggagatctcctccaggcgctccttgcgaTGTAGAAAAAAACCGTCGCCAGAAAGTTCATcggaaaagttgccggcggtgaatgtttttctgacgacgattagACCGACCGGAAAGCGTTTTCTCCCTTGACTCTGAGAATAGGGACTGATGACCGgaatgagagatggccagagagagagatggtcggattgagagatggccagagagatttgGCCAGAATGAATGatggccagaagggattagggtttcagaaacctggctctgataccatgaagaatttctgaactcctttattgattctattcggtacacaccatacacatatatatacacaaatgactgaataagaaaaaatcaatttagcttaattctctcctaaaattaggaaactgaatcataaggaaatatcctaaatgatctctccttttttattcctaaaatactttcctaaattaaaatcctaactttggcattatttcaacattATGTTTCCTAGAATGTACTCTTTAGGCAATTATGTTTCTGTTAAGTTTCATTTTGTGTTCAAGCTTCATTGGTACATAAATTTTTAAGCTTTTGCTTATTATGTTTCAGGTGGCTGTAATAGCAAGGGAATTCGCTGTGTTGCATGATGCCCTGAAATTTGAAGCACTCCACCTGCTTTCTGCTATCCTCTCCTCAAAATATTCTGTATGCtagtttcttttgatgtttCTGAGAAGAATAGTTTAATGCTTGGTTACACATagtttctaaattttctttttctaagtttcttttcttgttcttcTAAGTTTATTATTAAACAAGTAAAGGCTTTCAGTTTTGATCAAAATATCATGCTATTGTTTGTTGGCTCGAGAACTGGACTGAATTTCAGACTATATTTAATTGTCCAACTTTAAGGTGGACTTAGTTTCTAACTGTATAATATATTGTCCTTAGGGGTTTTAATTTGGACAATTTTGAGATATCTCATATTTTGAGACATTTCCTtagattgaatttttgaaacatCTTAGTCCAATACAAAGTTTTCAATGAACTTTAGAGGCAATAAGGTTATGATAGGATAAATGGATAAAATGACCAAGACTGTGTTTTGATGCAAGGTTCTTAGGAATGGCCACATTGTACACATATCCCACATCTAGACCTTTGTCATGTTATATCTGACATGACACTTTACATACATTAGAGTGTCCATGTATGATAATCTAAAACTATGTATGCTATATACCTGTCTTCAAAATGCATGGACATTTTACATGCTTTAAAATGTCCTTATAACATATATTCTATCAGCCAGATATTCTATATATCTGACTTTAAAACTCAGCTTTATATAACCACCACTTTGCTGCTTGCTGAGCCCCTCTCACCACAAGCTCATCCAAAAGTTCTTTTGATGTTCAtaatcatagttttaaaaggcgcaAGGTGCAACACAAGGCACACTTGAGTGAAGTGAAATGTGACTTaggatgcatatcaattttataaaatatgatccaaaatctaatctaattaacaaaaaaaataagattccaaacattttaaaaaaaattcaataaaaaagtaatgaaatttataaaattttaatatactaTTAGAAAATTTCAGGAGTTGAAGTGTTGAAAAAGGCAAAAATAAAGTAGACAAGGCATGCCTCTCTAACAAGGCACATGCCTTGGCAAGCCAGGTGCTATAACTACTATGTTCAGAATGTTGGTgaaatacttttcttttcttgttagtCCACtgcattaaatatgattgtagCATCTTCTTGTATTCTTTTCCAGGCACCAGTGCATGACACTCTTCGCATAATGTCTAATGACATTTGGTCGACATATGTGCGAGTTGGTATTGTGGCCATTTTACAGAATCGTGTTGGTATGTTATAGTAACTTGTCCTGTGCATTGAGCactgtattattattttttctgctGACAGAATTCCTTATTCTTAAGATGATAAGATTTCCATATGAATCTTTTGTTTTCCCTAATGGAtgataatatttaatttctttcatggttaataaattatttgggTCAGTAAATGTCTCCATCTCTTGTTTACTGCATTTCTATGAATCCTAGTCGAGGACTGTCAGTCATCATTAGAGGCCTCTACGAttggttttttcatttttgttttaatcatCTATTTATAATCAGGTTTAACTTGCTGTTGCTGTGTCATATATTCTGTTTGTTTATAGGATGCCTTTGAAGAAAATAGTAAGATGGAATGCCATCCAAATCAGGCAAGTGCTTTTAAGACATGTGGGATTAGGTTATCAGGTGTCAGTTTCAATGATGATAAAGAGAAGTAGAAAATGGGTTACACAAAACCAGGATACATCTATTCCAGATGTCTTAGGTGTCTTAAACCCCTGGGAAAACCATTTAGGTAATTTGTAAATGTGTCAATGTTGATTTGGATTATTTCTGATGCCTATCAAAGTGGGAGCATGAGAGTGATTCTTAGAGGCTGTGAAAGGTTATAGCTACATATTTGCATCTAAGGGTACTTCTAATGTAATGCTTCGTTCTTCCTTTTGTTCTGAAcgacatttttttattctatgtaAACAACATGATGTATCCATTGGAATTATTATCTCCGGAGTTTATTTTGTTCACTGATAATATTATATCCTCTTCAATGTTTTTCTATACACAACACAATGATCTTTAGCTTCCCGGTTGAAGTTTCACTAATGTGTCCCTTTATATGGACTAATGTGCAGCACCTGCTGAAAAGCTTCAGGCTTTGATCCTGGCAGAGTCTGTGATATCTATACTGGGGGAGAGGTGGCTGCTTGGTCAGATGAACTTACCTGATGCAAAAGACTCTGTTCCTGCTGACAGGTAAACTATGCACGTTAATGTTGgtgaattttttttaccattccTTGCTCAGCGGGTCACAtggttcattttaatttttttttttttttccaggtgTCTTTTACTTGTCTTAGAGTCATCAAGGGTTGAAGTTGCTGTTTTGTTGAATGAGCTTGCCTACCTGAAATATGAAACTTCTAATAACTCTTCATCCAATGctgaaataatttctttaaagcAACGGAACCTGGCTATTGCTTTTTCTTTGGTAGAGAAGACAATTAAGCTTATCTCAAATGTAGTTGAAGATGAAGGTACATTTGTGTTTCCTAGTTTAGCCAGCATGTGAGCTCTACCCTTTTCTGTTTGGGAACCATCAAGTAAATTTGTAATCTTAGCCATACTATGTTAAAAAGTTTTTCATCATTAAGCTTAGTTGCCATATTCATGGAGTTTGGCAGGCACAATAATTAATAGCAGTCATGCACTTTCTTTAAAAACCTGAAAAATCATCTTTATATAATACTATCTAAAAGCAGGGAGGATTTTGGGTAAGCCtcctaaatttttcaaaaaatacccCATTTTGGGAGTCAATCACACACACTTATTAAGGTAGATTCTCTCCTTTTAAGTCAGTTGAATAGGTATTACCCTCTAATTTTGATGAAAGTATGATTTTTAAAGACAAGATCAAtcatttgtataaaaaaaaattaatgtcaaCATGTATTCAATATGAGATAATAATGCCATTGTGCTGGAATCATGTCTGATTAGGGGAAAGCTCATAGGAAAATTATTGAGAGCTCCCTTTTGGTAGTCTTGACTTCATCTGAAAAGCCTCTACAGTAACTTTCTATACATCTTGATCAACCAGATGCATTTCCTAAATCTAATCTCATCTCATTAAAATCCATCCAATCCTTTCAAATTAAACTTGCCCCTCCTTGTAGATTTTCAGCTTGTTTCTCTCACCTTGTTTAGCTGTATGGGAGCCCAATATTGTCAAATATATAGTTGTACCTTTTCTTAGTTGATCTGAATCCTTATTGTGAAATTATGTACAGTGAACCCGATTGATGAAAACACTTTGTCGAAGGTTATCTCTGGGCTTAATGAGACAGTTGGTGTAGTTTTAGAGTATTTACAAGATGCAAAGGTAATGATCGAATAAGATCAAATTTAGTTTAGCCCCTCTTTATGAGTGTATTTATAATTGTAATTTGCAGGATCATGGACAAAAGAAAGGAGATGATCTTCTTGCTTCAGTGCGGCTTATTGGGAGGTATGCCTTTATGGTATCTCTTCAAGGACTTCTATGTTTCTGTATGGCTTTACACTGAATCAAGATTAGTGCATGAACTATTAGTGTTTTGCAGTTCACTTCAGTTGGATATAACTGAATTTTTAGTTGTGCAACTATTACTGGGAATTTATTGATATAATATGGtgttttgatgatttaaaaagtgtttgaaattattatatcaATAAACTCGAACAATGTCTAAAATTAGCACCTTTGGGTATGGTAAGACATAACAAAAGTAAATTACTGGAATTCTGTAAGACAGATTGCTAAATGTTTGGACAAACAAATTAAGCTTTGGGGTTTTCACGTGAAGACTTTAAGGTGAAaggaggtttagggtttggggagTTAGGGTTTTagattagaaaaaataaagaaaaagtgacTGGTTGGGGCCTGAGACTGATTCTAACAGTGCTAAGAATTAGAGATTAAGGAGAGAGGAGGAAagggagaagaagaaacatAGCAACCATATCTATAAAGTATCAATAAACTGATCCCAAATTGCAAAACCCCCATTTCAAATTTtggtatatattatttatttacagGAAACAACATTTTGTTAACTGAAGGTACAAGAATGATATGCTGTCTTTCAAGTGAAACTATAGTAAGGGTGAAATGATTGGTCAACCTGCTTGGAAGGTAGAACATCTTGCACAAAAACGGCTAATTCTTTGTCAACCTGTTAGTTTCATGAATGGTCTTTCTAGGAATGTGATTGAAACAACCATCTGAGCTTCTTGAAAGATCAGTAACTTTGTGGACTTCAAGTCTCTCTCTTACCTTTTGAGACCCCAGATAAAACAGTGGCTGTGTCTCTTTACACAGGAAATTTGTTGAAGAGCTCAAAGTTCTGTCCTCCATTAGACTTTCTAGTGAGGCTGAGGTTTCTGCCATTTTGTCTAACCAGAACCAACTAGTTTGGGAAAAGCTCTCAACACATTGCTACAAAGATCCTTCAAAATGCTCCTGATTCCATATTCCCCAGATTGCTCAGCAAAACTCATCAAAATTAAGCTTAAAACAGCTAGATGAAGGGGATTCCAATGGCATGTCCTTTCAGGGTTCTGCATGGTAGACTTAAAGGGAATGCCCTGAAAGTCCTGAGAATCCTTTGTCACCGATAAGGTACTGCACCTGCCAAGGGGATCTTTGACTATACTAGAAATCACCTTTCTCCCCAGCCAAATCATTTAGAGGATAGCAAACATCTCCCCCAGCTGTGGTACTCTGCTTCCAGAATTCTTATCTAGACCTTTATAACCAATGGTGATCAAATCATTAGTACTCTTGGAGGAACCCTAGGAATACCTATCAATTGAATTAATCTGTGCCATAATCCCAAAGAAACAGGTTCTGAAGAAATGGGTGATTCACTTTCTCACCATTGTTAGAGCACAAAACCATGCTTCAGGCAAAGGGCAATAAATGGCCTCCTAACAGCAGTTCTTAGATATTGATCTTGTTAGCCACCAACCAGGCAGAAGCCTTGATTTCAGGTAGTCTTTGAGATTTCCAGATTAAGGAAGCCTGGGGGGAATAACTTGAGAAAGTCCTTAGAAAGGCATGCAAAAAGGATGTTGAGAGCAAGCTTGATGGAGCCAGATCCAAACCCTTGCATTAGGAAATAAAGGAAATGCACAGCAATGGATCAAAGAATACATGAGAGGAGAGATCAACAATTTTATTGGTATGTTAAATTTGTCCCAGCTCCTGAAGAAGGTATGATCTAGGATATTTCAAGCAAAAGGTTAATCCCCTGAATTCTCCCAGAACTGATTTTCAAATTGTTACCAACAGAAAAGcagtaaacaaataaaatttgcaAGTAAATATGGAGACTTGCAAACTCCATCTATAAATTTCTCTAAAATGGAAAGTTTCTCAATCTTGTAACCAGCTGATTTGCAAGGCTAGAGAACACTTCCAATTGAAGTCAAAGTATAAACTATGTATCTGTAGAAACTTTTAGAGTATTGGAAATTTGAATGAAATAGAAACCAATTAGAAATAGGAAATTCCTAGTAAACAAGACTGGATTATGAGTATGACTGACCTACACCCTAACAAGAAACAAACCCATAAACAATTACCATCCCATAAaccaaaaaatccaaaatttgccTTGACAGGCTAATGCTCAGTACAATTGAAATAAAACTACAAAACCTAATTACTCAAACAACCACCACAGGCACTTCTCCTAACCAAAATGGTTTTATGTTTGGCCTAGGGTCCATAAGGACCAAACCTCATGTTGTAGGCTTTCAAAGCCTATCATACTTTGTTGATCAAatgtaaacaaaaaattaagaatgGTAGCACTTTTGAGTGTCTAAAAGAGGGAATTCCATAAATCATGATTGAAGTGTCAAGAACTCGTTGAAATTTTGTTCTCTTTCAATCTAATGAATTCTTGTTTCAGCTATCTTGCAGAAACACCCCTTGCTTGCAGAGAGAAGGTTAGAGAACTTCTGGAGTTTATGCTCTCGATTGAAGGTGAAGATGAACCAAGGTTTTGACTGCTGTCAGAATATTGTTGTTTAATGAATTGACAATTAGAGCTGACATTAACTTGATCTATTTTGGAATGACAGACCTTTTTTCTCCATATGCTTTTTACTCCCAATGCTATGTCAAATAACAATGGAAATTGAAGGATGCAAAATTTTGGTATCTTGTGGAGGACAAAAAGCTGTAAGTATAATTTGGATCAATGTATATTTTCATACTGCTTCATGCTTGTGATGTTGTTGTGATTTCAATCTAGCTATTTTTCATCCTTAAGATTTCTTGCTCTTTAATTTTTCCCTTACTATGTCAATACCATATGTGATGCCTTAGTTTGAAGACACCCTTAATTAGAGAATGGTACGAAAGAATACTGAGgatttattttaactttctaTGCTTATTAATGCCTTATAATCACAAAGCCCAATTGCATGTATATGaccatatatctatatatctattCTAAAGcatcatattaatatttcaccattctgataaaaaaatgtCTTCTCTTTGCAGGTTGTGGAATGCCTCATAAAATTGATTGGTCCAAATGGTTGTATGATTGAGGATAAGGGTTGCATATTCTTGGCGTGTGATACAATTCTGAATCTTCTTCTCAAGGTAGTGAAATCATCACAGCAAGTCAATGTGGCTTATTtagtatgaaaaattattaatgtctttttgtttcttttcatcaCTAGAGAGATCAAATTAAATTTCGATTGGACGAATCTACTTCTGTTCATCTTCTGAAAGCATTAGCATATTGGACAGGTACTGTTTCAGTCACTGCCTTAAAATGAACGCGTCTCCAGTTCATTGTTATTTTTTCTCATGAAAATTAGAATATGATCATATTTTTTCTCACTGTGTAAGCTTTTGACATATTGTGATTTaagattattattttctttatacaACAAATTGGGTAGTTGGAACTATTTATCAAGTGAGGAATAAAAGTGTTGTAATA contains:
- the LOC100260969 gene encoding uncharacterized protein LOC100260969, with the translated sequence MEQSPSLEDCLKLLKGERDEQRLAGLLLVTKFCKGDDNAALRRVYNAVGIGFLDRLLRTGMGKGTISSSGGDNRDAYLQLSVTVLAAFCRVPEIASSEDMVLKIPLILEILSKQSGSHVVEECYEFLFLVSTSCEDGVSALYKSGGLRVLASQMSTLADGSHSQALAMKLVQLMLSTVSLDIINNEYSSELSMMVAVIAREFAVLHDALKFEALHLLSAILSSKYSAPVHDTLRIMSNDIWSTYVRVGIVAILQNRVAPAEKLQALILAESVISILGERWLLGQMNLPDAKDSVPADRCLLLVLESSRVEVAVLLNELAYLKYETSNNSSSNAEIISLKQRNLAIAFSLVEKTIKLISNVVEDEVNPIDENTLSKVISGLNETVGVVLEYLQDAKDHGQKKGDDLLASVRLIGSYLAETPLACREKVRELLEFMLSIEGEDEPRPFFSICFLLPMLCQITMEIEGCKILVSCGGQKAVVECLIKLIGPNGCMIEDKGCIFLACDTILNLLLKRDQIKFRLDESTSVHLLKALAYWTEETDEPSIVMMASSICALIFDHTSEQALLNHPNIDHSTIASLSQLIVRSLATCAQNMGDDMKSDLDLLDIVTAGYSRWSHRFPHIKAAVGRLS